The proteins below are encoded in one region of Methylobacillus flagellatus KT:
- a CDS encoding disulfide bond formation protein B — MCNKLFAGRRGYFLGFVASFGLVGLALFLQQKYNLEPCPLCISQRIAFMALGILFLLAALHNPGRVGRKVYGLLHVIAAATGIGIAARHIWIQANPDKVMAECGAGFDYIMETFPLKKALDLIFKGTGECSAIDWTLFGLTIPQLSLIAFVGLGLFAVLLAFHKKA, encoded by the coding sequence ATGTGCAATAAGCTGTTTGCTGGGCGCCGCGGGTATTTCCTTGGTTTCGTCGCCAGTTTCGGGCTGGTGGGCCTGGCCTTGTTCCTGCAACAGAAATACAACCTGGAGCCTTGTCCACTGTGCATCTCCCAGCGGATTGCATTCATGGCGCTGGGGATATTGTTCCTGTTGGCCGCGCTGCACAACCCCGGCAGGGTGGGGCGCAAGGTGTATGGCCTGTTGCACGTCATCGCCGCCGCGACCGGCATAGGCATCGCGGCACGCCATATCTGGATCCAGGCCAACCCGGACAAGGTGATGGCCGAGTGCGGCGCGGGCTTTGACTACATCATGGAAACCTTCCCGCTGAAAAAGGCCCTGGACTTGATATTCAAGGGCACCGGCGAATGTTCGGCAATAGACTGGACCTTGTTCGGTCTGACCATTCCGCAGCTTTCCCTGATCGCGTTTGTCGGCCTGGGCCTATTCGCCGTCTTGTTGGCTTTTCACAAGAAAGCCTGA